TTATGTATACAGAATGCTCTCTTAAATCAAAAGCATAACACCACCATGACCCACGAGAATGGATAGGTACAAAAATCTAGATTTTGATAGAAGAAATAGTATATATAAATGAGGAATAAAGGCTAGATTATGAATCGGAATAAAGGCTAGATTATGACGAAAATGAGGACAATTAAAAGTACACATACCGGGCAAGTAAGAAATCGACGACTAGGATTACAGCTAGTACCGGATCTACGGATAAAAGCATCTCTTCTGCAGCCACACTGAAGAACAAGAAGATGTGTAGGGTCGCACATTTCCGAGAGGTGGGGGAGCGCTGCACACGTCCATAGAGCAGAATGGACGGTGTGCATAACCGCGTTGCATCTGAGGAGGAAGAATTGAAGGATCTTCTAACAATTCATCCGATCTGAACTGTCGAAGTCGGATTAAACTTATCTCGAGTACTAAGGGGCGGACGGTATTTCAAATAACGTGCCCGGGCGCAAAGAAAAGCCTCCGCCGCTTCCTGTGGTACCTTGCCGGATTGCAGCCGCTGTCCGGCAGTCCCTTGCGCCCCGTGGCTCTCTTCCTCTTTCTCTCGAAGGCCACGCGGCCTGCCCTCTCGCGAAAAGCACGGCACGGATGATGGCGGTGCCGTCGGACGCGGCGAGGACGATATGGAACGTCGGCGTGGCCTGAGCGACCGAGCCATCGACGCGGGTAGGCAGTGCCGCCGCGCGGCACCGAGTCCACTGACGGAATTGACTGGATCACGCAGAAGTTGCAGTTTTTACCAACGTACGTGCCGAGCGGCCGCCGGCCGGTCTATGGCGGCTGCCAGCGGCTCCCGGCTTGGCTCCACAAACTCGTCTTGTCAGTTGTCAACCTAGAAATTTACGATAACGCTGAGATCGGAAACATCAGCCGCCTTGATTTTTTTAGAGGGAATAGTTTCATTCCATTAAACCATGGACACAGCGAGATCACTGGCCAACAAAACCTCTATGCCGTCCGGCTGATcctcccagaattggttggaaCCCGCGGGGCACTTGCAACCATAACCAGCTAAAGCGTGAGCTACTTGATTACAAATTCTATAACAATGGTTACACGAGAAGGAAGTAAAACAAGAAGCAGCCGTTTCTTTGATTTCGTGGATCAATCTTCCCACTGCTGAGAGCCTGAAGCTGTCATTCGCGAGTGCAAATTTTATCAGAAGTGCATCTGTCTCCAGAATAATCCTCATAGCATGTTAGATTTAACTGTACTTTTACAAAAAAAATCGCTTTTGAATCCTCATAGCATGTTAGATTTCGCATTTGAACTTGCTCCTCCAATTCATCTGATCTGAGCCGCAGGactcggatcggacggctctcgGGTATCCAAAGGTACCGTCCACCCGGTCGGTATCTGAAACAATGTCCACCCTGGGGCCCCAAGAAACGCCGCCCTTGCTTCGTGTCGCGCGTCgccggagcgccaccgccgcccgaccgtcccgccgccgcctcgcgtgCGTGCATATCGACTAAGTGCCACTGCCACGTATCTGTGCCTGTCGAGGAGGTAGGTGACAGAATGGTGAGAACTGGACTAGCTGCAGAGATAGAAGACGCATGGCGAGAGCGAAACGATGGCTCTTGTGTCCGCCGCCGTTGCGCGTGCTCCGTGTGCGTTCAGGTGCACGCCTGCACGGTGAGGACTGGACGCCACCTGGGCAGGCCGTTCAGTGAGTGAGAGTGAGCGGCCCACCCGCCGCCGATGGCGTCGGCAGAGGGCAGGCAGTGCCGCCACGCCCGCACCGAGCACGGATGTCATTTGATGCGATGAAGCTGCATAGCCGATCAAGCAGAACGGAGTAAGTTCAGTATCGTCGGGCTGGCTTGCAGAGCGGCCGCTGGCGCGGTGAGCTAACTCGTGCCGGAGTTATTGAGGACGCTGGGCTTTGGAAATGTCGTCGGCCGTCGGTCATCTTGACGGCGGGCCGTGATTTGGGCGTTCTGAAAGGATACATTATCTGCAGAAATACAGTTATCTGCAGAACTACATGCGGGAGGAGATACATGTTTGTTCAGAACTTCAGATAGCACGTAGTTCCCCTAAAATTTCACACTTCAGCCTTTTTTTTCCGCCCTACATCTTCATAGCGTGGCAACTTTCACATTTGAACTAGCAATGAAAGATTTCCCGCTGGAGCATGTGTTGATCTTGATGGCTTTCCCAAATTTGTTGTCTCTTTGTTTGGCCTTGGACCCAAATTACGTGATTCGAGATTAATCCTTTCAGAAAAGAGACTAATGTGCTGTACGCATCCCAGATGGAAGGAAAATACAGGTTATCTGGCATATTGGTTTACAGACATAGTAAGCTCTGTTTGGCATGCTACAAACTTGAGTTGGGCCTTGGCGTTGGGTAACCGAAGTTTAGAGTAGTCAATTTTTATTTTGTGCAATTTGGTGAAAATTAACAAACGCAGCGGCGAAAGCGGGGAAAACCCCCCAAGCCCCAACAAAGACGCCGACTCGCCGCACAGCAGAAACACAGAACCGCAGGTTCGCAGCCTGAACAAAGCGCCGCCTCTGCCTTCCCTTCCTCCGGCGCGCCAGCTGCCATGGTGAAGCGGTGGCTCCCcctcgaggccaaccctgacgTCATGAACCAGGTACTCCACCTCATCCTCCCTTCCGGTACCCGTGGTTGGTTCCGCTTCCGCCTCGGTCTTTCCTCGCTCACGGCGGCGCCCTGCCCCTTCACGATCGGCGCAGTTCATGTGGGGACTGGGGGTCCCCGAGGACGTGGGGTTCTGCGACGTGTACGGCCTCGACGGCGAGATGCTCGCCATGGTGCCCCAGCCTGTGCTCGCCGTCATCTTGCTCTACCCCCAGGTGGATCCCCTGTCCCTAGTTGGCCCTGCGCTACCTGAGGTTGCTTGAATCTTCTGCGCGGAGGAGCTTATTAATCTGACGTTTTGGTGGGCAGGACCGGATCAAGGAATCCCAGTCTTCGACTGCCTCACCGGTGGAGACCAAGGTGAGCCTGAATTGGATGATGGTTcagtattttttttttttgaactgaCAATTGTTCAGTAGTTGGATTCCATTGAAGATGCCCAACGCCTTTATTGATCCGATGCAGGGACACTGGCAaaactatttttctttttttgtagGACAAAAAAACTATTTTTCTAACTTGTATATTGAAATTTGTTGTGTGATTTTGCTATTTATATTGTAGGTGGACACCAATCAGAATAGTTTTATTGTCTGTACATACTGTTGTCATATACTTTAGATTACTTATCAAACTTATATTATGAATGGTAATATTATTGAAATGTAAGCATGCTCAGGTTTGTTTTGATGAACCTAACTTGCTTTTTTTCTCTTAAATAAAAATCTGGCAGTTTTATCTTTCTCGGGTGGTTTTGATATACATCAGTAGCTTGAAGTTTCAATAGATTTGAGGTTTACAGAGTTAGAAGTATCAATTGGTAGCCAAATTAGCTCATCGATGATGCACTCTTAGCGCATAAATCTAAGGTTTCAGCTTCATCAAATACTTGAATCTGTGTGTGAGATAATTGGTAGCCAAATTAGCTCATCGATGATGCACTCTTAGCGCATAAATCTAAGGTTTCAGTTTCATCAAATACTTGAATCTGTGTGTGAGATAAAGGTGGGTTTTACGAGCTCAAGAGTATAGTTATGCTTTTTTCCTCATTAGTCCTAAAAGGCTAAAAAAATGAAGCAGGAGCCGAGTAAGAAGGTATATTTCACAAGGCAGACGATTGGAAACGCCTGTGGAACAGTTGGTATTATTCATGCACTAGGGAATGCTGCTTCCAAAATCAAGCTAGGTATTCCTTTTTCCTTCCAGGAGTTTTGAGCTCTTTTTCGTTTTCATCTACATGTTTTGGATAATCATCTAATATGGGAGAGGTTATCTGGTGAAACTCCAAACGATTGTGAAAAGTGAAAACTAATTGCCACAAGTAATCCCACATACTTGGCTTAATCATGTAAAATTATTAGTCTAGCTGCAAAGGACATATCAATGTTCAGGTCAATTTCCTTGTCGGTGTTACAATCCATTTGGTCGCCGACAGGCAACAGTAATTGCTTATAAAAAAAAGGCAATAGTAATTTGCAATGCTCTAAAAAACAAACAGTAATGTTCAATTCTGCATGATCCTTAAGACCATGCGATCCTTCAAAAGCAACCATTTTACTGTAGCTACCTTTCACTTTTAGTGAGATCTGATCAGACTTTGTTTGCAGGTGAGGGGTCATGTTTTGATAGATTTTATAAACAAACTGCTGATATGGATCCAGTCCAGGTTAGTGTCGTGTGTTACAATTCAAAGGCTTCCATGAAGAGGGATTGCCTCTGTGTTCAACTAACATATtggatgcttcataatttcagCGTGCTGCATTTCTCGAGGAGGACCAAGAAATGGAGGATGCTCATTCTGCTGCTGTTTCTGCTGGTGACACAGAGGTAATAGCATCTGCCTAGTACATGAATATTTGCCCAAGATGTATGGGTGTTGCTCCGTTGTTAGTTACTCGTGCCATTGCTTCTTTTTTTCCTTATTGCCAGTGCTTCTTAAAATCAAAATGGTTCCCAGTTATCAGCGACCATCTTGGAACTAA
The sequence above is drawn from the Panicum hallii strain FIL2 chromosome 7, PHallii_v3.1, whole genome shotgun sequence genome and encodes:
- the LOC112899885 gene encoding ubiquitin carboxyl-terminal hydrolase 3-like isoform X1 yields the protein MVKRWLPLEANPDVMNQFMWGLGVPEDVGFCDVYGLDGEMLAMVPQPVLAVILLYPQDRIKESQSSTASPVETKQEPSKKVYFTRQTIGNACGTVGIIHALGNAASKIKLGEGSCFDRFYKQTADMDPVQRAAFLEEDQEMEDAHSAAVSAGDTEAKDGVIEHYICFSCVDGDLYELDGGNSRPISHGPSSPDTLLQDAAKVIKGRLALYSESNNFNVMALSGR
- the LOC112899885 gene encoding ubiquitin carboxyl-terminal hydrolase 3-like isoform X2, whose translation is MVKRWLPLEANPDVMNQFMWGLGVPEDVGFCDVYGLDGEMLAMVPQPVLAVILLYPQDRIKESQSSTASPVETKEPSKKVYFTRQTIGNACGTVGIIHALGNAASKIKLGEGSCFDRFYKQTADMDPVQRAAFLEEDQEMEDAHSAAVSAGDTEAKDGVIEHYICFSCVDGDLYELDGGNSRPISHGPSSPDTLLQDAAKVIKGRLALYSESNNFNVMALSGR